In Sardina pilchardus chromosome 10, fSarPil1.1, whole genome shotgun sequence, one genomic interval encodes:
- the lrrc61 gene encoding leucine-rich repeat-containing protein 61: protein MESKKDNPEPDYTKITAVLLKSRTGEFDVESILFLKLKSLGIYDLGCIGECLNLERLDLSANNITNLAPLASLRVLIVLNVSANRISNIEPLSGCESLQSLNVAGNLIPSNENLLCLKSLKKLESIRLKDNTYNYSNPVCKNSSYRNILLEMFPNIKVLDGERVVGRGSDLYQLCKDIDDTIKAGMYKNGQLPEMPDCKPWVEDGYWEIKRSNNAIVEEAYKQFNDVLHECRLLNNRAAVVISQTERTLGGKNQPKQYAV, encoded by the exons ATGGAATCAAAGAAAGATAACCCAG AGCCAGACTACACAAAGATCACGGCAGTGCTGCTGAAATCAAGGACAGGAGAATTTGATGTGGAGTCCATTCTATTTCTCAAACTAAAAAGTCTCG GAATATATGATCTGGGATGCATCGGAGAATGTTTAAACCTTGAGAGGCTTGATCTCTCTGCAAATAATATCACAAATTTAGCTCCTCTGGCGTCACTTCGAGTTCTTATCGTTCTTAATGTATCTGCAAATCGAATTTCCAATATAG AACCCCTCTCCGGCTGTGAAAGTTTACAGAGTCTTAATGTGGCTGGTAACCTCATACCCAG TAATGAAAACCTCCTATGCCTTAAGTCCCTAAAAAAGCTGGAGAGTATTCGACTGAAAGATAACACTTATAATTACTCCAATCCAG TCTGCAAAAACTCTTCGTATCGGAATATACTGCTCGAAATGTTCCCAAACATCAAAGTGCTTGATG GCGAAAGAGTGGTTGGACGTGGAAGTGACTTATATCAACTATGCAAAGATATTGATGACACCATAAAAG CTGGTATGTATAAAAATGGCCAGCTGCCAGAGATGCCTGACTGCAAGCCGTGGGTCGAAGATGGCTACTGGGAGATAAAAAGATCAAACAACGCTATAGTGGAAGAGGCCTACAAGCAGTTTAATG ATGTTCTTCATGAATGCAGGCTTCTAAACAACAGAGCAGCTGTTGTCATCTCCCAGACAGAGAGGACTTTAGGCGGGAAAAATCAACCAAAGCAGTATGCTGTTTGA
- the idh3a gene encoding isocitrate dehydrogenase [NAD] subunit alpha, mitochondrial isoform X1 — MAGNAWRSTIFNLLEKYGLWIKDKGKTNEVSRVMGAMRSQTPQPRNFTRGMQTVTLIPGDGIGPEISSAVVKIFEAAKAPIQWEERNVTAIKGPGGKWMIPPEAKESMDKSKIGLKGPLKTPIAAGHPSMNLLLRKTFDLYANVRPCVSMEGYKTPYTDVNLVTIRENTEGEYSGIEHLIVDGVVQSIKLITEDASRRIAEYAFEYARNNQRTSVTAVHKANIMRMSDGLFLRKCREVAENFKDIKFTEMYLDTVCLNMVQDPTQFDVLVMPNLYGDILSDLCAGLIGGLGVTPSGNIGANGVAIFESVHGTAPDIAGLDMANPTALLLSAVMMLRHMGLHGHAQKIETACFDTIRDRKVLTKDLGGNSKCSEFTGDICRRVQDMD; from the exons ATGGCTGGAAACGCGTGGAGGTCAACG ATTTTTAATCTTCTGGAAAAATACGGTTTATGGATAAAAGACAAGGGTAAAACCAATGAA GTGTCCCGTGTGATGGGGGCGATGAGGAGTCAGACCCCTCAACCCCGAAATTTCACCAGAGGG ATGCAGACTGTAACCCTAATCCCTGGGGATGGCATCGGTCCAGAGATCTCCTCAGCTGTAGTGAAAATATTTGAAGCTGCTAAA GCCCCCATAcagtgggaggagaggaatgtAACCGCTATAAAGGGACCAGGGGGCAAGTGGATGATCCCGCCAGAGGCAAAGGAATCCATGGACAAGAGCAAAATTGGACTAAAAG GACCGCTTAAGACTCCTATTGCTGCTGGCCACCCTTCCATGAACCTGCTGCTGAGAAAGACCTTTGACCTCTACGCCAACGTGCGCCCTTGCGTGTCCATGGAGGGCTACAAGACCCCTTACACCGACGTCAACCTGGTCACCATCCGTGAGAACACAGAGGGGGAGTACAGCGGCATTGAGCATTtg ATTGTTGATGGCGTAGTGCAGAGTATCAAGCTGATCACCGAGGACGCCAGCCGCCGCATTGCAGAGTATGCTTTTGAGTACGCCAGGAACAACCAGAGAACTAGTGTCACAGCTGTTCACAAAGCCAACATCAT GCGCATGTCTGATGGACTATTCCTGAGGAAGTGCAGAGAGGTGGCCGAGAACTTCAAGGACATCAAGTTCACCGAGATGTACCTGGATACAGTCTGCCTGaac ATGGTACAGGATCCCACTCAGTTTGACGTGCTTGTCATGCCCAATCTCTATGGTGACATCCTGAG CGATCTCTGCGCTGGGCTCATCGGTGGCCTCGGAGTAACTCCAAGCGGCAACATCGGCGCCAACGGTGTGGCCATCTTTGAGTcg GTCCACGGTACTGCCCCTGATATCGCAGGACTGGACATGGCCAACCCCACTGCCCTGCTGCTCAGCGCGGTCATGATGCTTCGCCACATGGGGCTGCATGGCCACGCCCAGAAGATCGAGACCGCCTGCTTCGACACCATCCGAGACAGAAAG gTCCTGACCAAAGACCTTGGTGGAAACTCCAAGTGTTCAGAGTTCACCGGTGACATCTGCCGAAGAGTACAAGATATGGACTGA
- the idh3a gene encoding isocitrate dehydrogenase [NAD] subunit alpha, mitochondrial isoform X2: protein MAGNAWRSTVSRVMGAMRSQTPQPRNFTRGMQTVTLIPGDGIGPEISSAVVKIFEAAKAPIQWEERNVTAIKGPGGKWMIPPEAKESMDKSKIGLKGPLKTPIAAGHPSMNLLLRKTFDLYANVRPCVSMEGYKTPYTDVNLVTIRENTEGEYSGIEHLIVDGVVQSIKLITEDASRRIAEYAFEYARNNQRTSVTAVHKANIMRMSDGLFLRKCREVAENFKDIKFTEMYLDTVCLNMVQDPTQFDVLVMPNLYGDILSDLCAGLIGGLGVTPSGNIGANGVAIFESVHGTAPDIAGLDMANPTALLLSAVMMLRHMGLHGHAQKIETACFDTIRDRKVLTKDLGGNSKCSEFTGDICRRVQDMD, encoded by the exons ATGGCTGGAAACGCGTGGAGGTCAACG GTGTCCCGTGTGATGGGGGCGATGAGGAGTCAGACCCCTCAACCCCGAAATTTCACCAGAGGG ATGCAGACTGTAACCCTAATCCCTGGGGATGGCATCGGTCCAGAGATCTCCTCAGCTGTAGTGAAAATATTTGAAGCTGCTAAA GCCCCCATAcagtgggaggagaggaatgtAACCGCTATAAAGGGACCAGGGGGCAAGTGGATGATCCCGCCAGAGGCAAAGGAATCCATGGACAAGAGCAAAATTGGACTAAAAG GACCGCTTAAGACTCCTATTGCTGCTGGCCACCCTTCCATGAACCTGCTGCTGAGAAAGACCTTTGACCTCTACGCCAACGTGCGCCCTTGCGTGTCCATGGAGGGCTACAAGACCCCTTACACCGACGTCAACCTGGTCACCATCCGTGAGAACACAGAGGGGGAGTACAGCGGCATTGAGCATTtg ATTGTTGATGGCGTAGTGCAGAGTATCAAGCTGATCACCGAGGACGCCAGCCGCCGCATTGCAGAGTATGCTTTTGAGTACGCCAGGAACAACCAGAGAACTAGTGTCACAGCTGTTCACAAAGCCAACATCAT GCGCATGTCTGATGGACTATTCCTGAGGAAGTGCAGAGAGGTGGCCGAGAACTTCAAGGACATCAAGTTCACCGAGATGTACCTGGATACAGTCTGCCTGaac ATGGTACAGGATCCCACTCAGTTTGACGTGCTTGTCATGCCCAATCTCTATGGTGACATCCTGAG CGATCTCTGCGCTGGGCTCATCGGTGGCCTCGGAGTAACTCCAAGCGGCAACATCGGCGCCAACGGTGTGGCCATCTTTGAGTcg GTCCACGGTACTGCCCCTGATATCGCAGGACTGGACATGGCCAACCCCACTGCCCTGCTGCTCAGCGCGGTCATGATGCTTCGCCACATGGGGCTGCATGGCCACGCCCAGAAGATCGAGACCGCCTGCTTCGACACCATCCGAGACAGAAAG gTCCTGACCAAAGACCTTGGTGGAAACTCCAAGTGTTCAGAGTTCACCGGTGACATCTGCCGAAGAGTACAAGATATGGACTGA
- the acsbg1 gene encoding long-chain-fatty-acid--CoA ligase ACSBG1, whose translation MASCCETSQLPDLDQQEKLHENGEIPRNSLDSTPQGPMTDPKKEGEDQDASQAQRRSVEEVLASAALAPAQSLWTTEASDSVLLRIDEDCPEEPVTVHQMFLASVQRYGGVFALATKKNDKWEKITFSDYYHCCRKAAKSFLKLGLERFHSVAILGFNSAEWFMSAIGGILAGGIMTGIYATNSPEACHYVASDSKADIIVVENQKQLDKILQIKEQLPHLKAIVQYSEPLQNKLPNLYSWEEFMDLGSEVPDKELDDIISSQRPNQCCVLIYTSGTTGMPKGVMLSHDNITWTAIHASRAGDMQPADTKQESLVSYLPLSHIAAQIYDLWTGIQWGELVYFAQPDALKGSLINTLREVRPSSHMGVPRVWEKMMEKIKEGISQCGYMKKKLVAWAMSVSLEANQRCANKDGEKPFLFALADGLVLEKLRAELGFSCCQKFFSGAAPIGSETIQFFLGLNIRLYEAYGMSESTGPHFMSGPKAYKLPSCGKVVPGCKSKLADLDSEGTGEVCFWGRNVFMGFLNMEDKTREALDEEGWLRSGDLGKLDEEGFLYITGRIKELIITAGGENIPPVPIEDAVKKELPIISSAMLIGDKRKFLSMLLTLKCLSNPETMEPMDDLSLEAVEFCQHLGSQSTKVSDITSSRDNAVYQSIQEAINKVNSRATSNAQRIQKWTILPRDFSISGGELGPTMKLRRPVVLKMYHSEIENFYKE comes from the exons ATGGCCAGTTGCTGTGAAACATCCCAGCTGCCCGATCTGGATCAGCAAGAGAAGCTCCATGAGAATGGGGAGATTCCAAGAAATAG CCTGGATTCCACGCCACAGGGTCCCATGACAGACCccaagaaggagggagaggatcaGGATGCCTCCC AAGCCCagaggaggagtgtggaggaggtgTTGGCCAGTGCTGCTCTGGCTCCGGCTCAGTCCCTCTGGACCACGGAGGCCAGTGACTCTGTCCTGCTCAGGATAGATGAGGACTGTCCAGAGGAGCCCGTCACTGTCCACCAGATGTTCTTGGCTTCCGTGCAGAGGTACGGGGGCGTGTTTGCCCTCGCTACCAAGAAGAACGACAAATGGGAGAAGATTACTTTTTCTGACTACTACCACTGCTGCCGAAAGGCGGCTAAGAGTTTCCTTAAG CTTGGTCTAGAGCGGTTCCATAGTGTAGCCATTCTGGGGTTTAACTCTGCAGAGTGGTTCATGTCAGCTATCGGCGGCATCCTTGCTGG gggtaTTATGACAGGGATTTATGCCACCAATTCTCCAGAGGCTTGTCATTATGTGGCCAGTGACTCTAAAGCTGACATAATTGTAGTGGAAAACCAAAAGCAACTGGACAAAATCTTACAG ATAAAGGAACAGCTGCCCCATTTGAAAGCCATAGTGCAGTACTCTGAGCCTCTCCAAAACAAGCTACCCAATCTCTACTCG TGGGAGGAGTTTATGGATCTGGGGTCGGAGGTGCCTGATAAGGaacttgatgacatcatcagtagCCAGAGACCCAATCAGTGTTGTGTTCTTATCTACACTTCCGGGACTACAGGCATGCCCAAAGGAGTTATGCTCAGTCATGATAAT ATCACCTGGACAGCCATCCACGCTAGCCGGGCAGGAGACATGCAGCCGGCGGACACCAAACAGGAGTCCCTGGTGAGCTACCTGCCCCTCAGCCACATCGCCGCCCAGATCTACGACCTGTGGACAGGCATCCAGTGGGGAGAACTGGTCTACTTTGCACAGCCCGATGCTCTCAAG GGGAGTTTGATCAACACGCTAAGGGAAGTGCGCCCCTCCTCCCATATGGGAGTCCCGCGCGTTTGGGAGAAAATGATGGAGAAGATCAAAGAGGGGATCTCTCAGTGTGGCTACATGAAAAAGAAACTGGTGGCGTGGGCCATGTCAGTGAGTTTGGAGGCCAACCAAAGGTGTGCCAACAA GGATGGGGAGAAGCCTTTCCTCTTTGCCTTGGCCGACGGGTTGGTTCTAGAGAAACTGCGAGCCGAGTTGGGCTTCTCCTGCTGCCAGAAGTTTTTTTCTGGAGCTGCCCCCATAGGAAGTGAAACAATCCAGTTCTTCTTGGGCCTAAACATTCGTCTGTATGAAGCCTACGGCATGAGTGAGAGCACGGGACCCCACTTTATGTCAGGTCCTAAGGCTTACAAATTACCCAG CTGTGGTAAAGTGGTTCCAGGCTGCAAGAGTAAACTGGCTGACCTTGACTCGGAAGGAACCGGGGAGGTTTGTTTCTGGGGCCGAAACGTCTTCATGGGTTTCCTCAACATGGAGGACAAGACGAGGGAGGCTCTGGACGAGGAGGGCTGGCTACGCTCGGGAGACCTGGGCAAGCTGGATGAGGAGGGTTTCCTCTACATCACTGGAAGGATAAAAG AGCTCATCATCACAGCCGGGGGAGAAAACATTCCCCCTGTTCCCATCGAGGACGCGGTGAAGAAAGAGCTTCCCATCATCAGCAGCGCCATGCTGATCGGGGACAAGAGGAAGTTCCTGTCCATGCTGCTCACCTTGAAG TGCTTGAGTAACCCAGAGACCATGGAGCCGATGGATGACCTGAGCTTGGAGGCGGTGGAGTTCTGTCAGCACCTGGGCAGTCAGTCTACCAAGGTGTCCGATATCACCAGCAGCAGAGACAATGCCGTGTACCAGTCCATCCAGGAGGCCATCAACAAGGTCAACTCTAGAGCCACCTCCAATGCCCAGCGCATACAGAAATGGACCATACTGCCCAGAGACTTCTCAATCTCAGGAGGCGAGCTAG GTCCAACTATGAAACTGCGTCGTCCTGTTGTCCTGAAGATGTACCACAGCGAGATCGAGAACTTCTACAAGGAGTAG
- the dnaja gene encoding dnaJ homolog subfamily A member 4, which produces MVKETGFYDLLGVSPKASPDEIKKAYRKLALKYHPDKNPNEGERFKLISQAYEVLSDPNKRDLYDQGGEQAIKEGGMAGGSSSPMDIFNMFFGGGGRTQRERRGKDVVHQLSVTMEEMYNGTTRKLGLQKNVICEKCDGYGGKKGTLQKCSNCKGRGVQIQVQQIGPGMIQQTQSMCGDCQGQGDSFSAKDRCKTCNGRKVERKKKILEVHIDKGMKDGQKITFHGEGDQEPGLEPGDVVIVLDQKEHSIYQRQDDNLITKMNIKLVEALCGFKKSIYTLDNRTLIINSPPGEVVKHNDIKCVQGEGMPVHKQPFEKGLLIIKFQVEFPEKNWLPEHRLPQLESLLPERDDIDISEDMEEVDLCDVEYESQRRRQSREAYEEDEEEGPRGQGVQCQTQ; this is translated from the exons ATGGTTAAAGAGACCGGTTTCTACGACCTTCTTGGCGTTAGCCCCAAAGCATCGCCAGATGAAATCAAGAAAGCCTACCGAAAACTGGCCCTGAAATATCATCCAGACAAGAACCCCAATGAAGGAGAAAGG TTTAAGCTCATATCCCAAGCCTATGAGGTTCTGTCCGATCCAAACAAGAGGGACTTGTACGACCAAGGAGGGGAGCAAGCCATTAAAGAAGGGGGCATGGCAGGAGGGTCCTCCTCACCCAtggacattttcaacatgttctttggtggtggtggaagaacccaaagagaaaggagag gGAAGGATGTAGTTCACCAACTCAGTGTCACAATGGAAGAAATGTACAATGGCACAACCAGAAAACTTGGCCTTCAGAAGAATGTTATCTGTGAGAAATGTGATG GTTATGGTGGCAAGAAGGGCACCCTACAGAAGTGCTCCAACTGTAAAGGCAGAGGTGTCCAGATCCAGGTGCAGCAGATCGGGCCGGGCATGATCCAGCAGACCCAGAGCATGTGCGGTGACTGCCAGGGCCAGGGAGACAGCTTCAGTGCCAAAGACCGCTGCAAGACCTGCAACGGGCGTAAGGTGGAGCGCAAGAAGAAGATTCTGGAAGTGCACATCGACAAAG GTATGAAAGATGGTCAGAAAATCACATTCCATGGAGAGGGAGACCAGGAACCTGGCTTGGAACCTGGTGATGTCGTCATTGTTCTGGACCAGAAAGAGCACTCTATCTACCAGCGGCAGGATGACAACCTCATCACAAAGATGAATATCAAACTCGTGGAGGCGCTCTGTGGCTTCAAGAAGAGCATCTACACCTTAGACAACAGAACATTGATCATCAACTCTCCACCAG GTGAAGTGGTGAAGCATAACGACATCAAGTGTGTCCAAGGAGAAGGCATGCCAGTGCACAAGCAACCATTTGAGAAAGGACTGCTCATTATTAAGTTCCAG GTGGAATTCCCAGAGAAGAACTGGCTTCCTGAACACCGCCTCCCTCAGTTGGAGAGCCTCCTTCCGGAGCGTGACGACATTGATATCTCGGAGGACATGGAGGAGGTGGACCTCTGTGACGTGGAGTATGAATCCCAGCGGAGGAGGCAGAGCAGGGAGGCCtacgaggaggatgaggaagaggggcCCAGGGGCCAAGGCGTCCAGTGTCAAACACAGTGA
- the rps27l gene encoding 40S ribosomal protein S27-like: protein MPLAKDLIHPSLDLERKQHKKKRLVQCPNSYFMDVKCPGCYKITTVFSHAQTVVLCVGCSTVLCQPTGGKARLTEGCSFRRKQH from the exons ATGCCT TTGGCAAAAGATCTGATCCATCCTTCTCTGGACTTAGAGAGAAAGCAGCACAAGAAAAAGAGACTTGTACAGTGTCCCAACTCTTACTTCATGGATGTGAAATGTCCAG GATGCTATAAAATCACAACTGTGTTCAGCCATGCCCAGACAGtcgtgctgtgtgtggggtgttccACAGTGCTCTGTCAGCCCACGGGTGGAAAGGCCAGGCTGACAGAAG GTTGCTCCTTCAGGAGAAAGCAACACTGA